Proteins from a genomic interval of Nocardioidaceae bacterium:
- the guaB gene encoding IMP dehydrogenase — protein MAARTGNDDDGGAVGVPDKFAAMGLTYDDVLLLPGESDLAPTDIDTTTRLTRELTLRTPLASAAMDTVTESRMAIAMAREGGLGVLHRNLSTEDQAYQVDLVKRTQTGIISNPVVIGPDATLEQLDEICGEYRVSGLPVVDGDMRLLGICTNRDLRFTPVAEWSTTKVDEVMTPMPLVTGRAGISREEATTLLRRHKRERLPLVDDDDRLVGLITVKDFVKSEQFPKASKDADGRLMVGAAIGYFGDAWERAGTLIEAGVDVLVADTAHGHVRLLLEMVERLKSDPATKHVQVIGGNVATRAGAQAFVDAGADAVKVGVGPGSICTTRIVTGVGAPQVTAVYDASLACKPAGVPVIADGGLQHSGDIAKALVAGADSVMVGSLLAGCEESPGDLVFVNGKQFKAYRGMGSLGAMSSRGKKSYSKDRYFQAEVDSDDKLVPEGIEGKVAYRGPLSAVVHQLVGGLTQSMFYVGARTVPELQDKGRFVRITQASLKESHPHDVQMVAEAPNYNM, from the coding sequence ATGGCTGCGAGGACTGGCAACGACGACGACGGCGGCGCGGTGGGCGTGCCCGACAAGTTCGCGGCGATGGGCCTGACCTACGACGACGTGCTGCTGCTGCCGGGCGAGTCCGACCTGGCGCCGACCGACATCGACACCACCACCCGGCTGACGCGTGAGCTGACGTTGCGTACGCCGCTCGCGAGCGCCGCGATGGACACCGTGACCGAGTCGCGCATGGCGATCGCGATGGCCCGCGAGGGCGGGCTCGGGGTGCTGCACCGCAACCTGTCCACCGAGGACCAGGCCTACCAGGTCGACCTGGTCAAGCGCACCCAGACCGGCATCATCTCCAACCCGGTCGTCATCGGCCCGGACGCGACGCTGGAGCAGCTGGACGAGATCTGCGGCGAGTACCGCGTCTCCGGACTGCCCGTCGTCGACGGCGACATGCGGCTGCTGGGCATCTGCACGAACCGCGACCTGCGCTTCACGCCGGTCGCGGAGTGGTCGACCACGAAGGTCGACGAGGTCATGACGCCGATGCCGCTGGTGACCGGCCGGGCGGGCATCAGCCGTGAGGAGGCCACGACGCTGCTGCGCCGCCACAAGCGGGAGCGGCTGCCGCTGGTCGACGACGACGACCGTCTCGTGGGCCTGATCACCGTGAAGGACTTCGTCAAGAGCGAGCAGTTCCCGAAGGCCTCCAAGGACGCCGACGGTCGCCTGATGGTCGGTGCGGCGATCGGCTACTTCGGCGACGCGTGGGAGCGCGCCGGCACCCTGATCGAGGCGGGCGTCGACGTGCTGGTCGCGGACACCGCGCACGGGCACGTACGCCTGCTGCTGGAGATGGTGGAGCGCCTGAAGTCCGACCCGGCGACGAAGCACGTGCAGGTCATCGGCGGCAACGTCGCGACCCGGGCCGGGGCCCAGGCGTTCGTCGACGCCGGCGCCGATGCCGTGAAGGTCGGCGTCGGGCCGGGCTCGATCTGCACCACCCGCATCGTCACCGGTGTGGGCGCGCCGCAGGTGACCGCCGTGTACGACGCCTCCCTCGCCTGCAAGCCGGCCGGTGTGCCCGTGATCGCCGACGGCGGGCTCCAGCACTCCGGCGACATCGCGAAGGCGCTGGTGGCCGGGGCGGACTCGGTGATGGTCGGGTCGCTGCTGGCCGGGTGCGAGGAGTCGCCGGGCGACCTGGTGTTCGTCAACGGCAAGCAGTTCAAGGCCTACCGCGGCATGGGCTCGCTGGGGGCGATGAGCAGCCGGGGCAAGAAGTCCTACTCCAAGGACCGCTACTTCCAGGCCGAGGTCGACAGCGACGACAAGCTCGTGCCCGAGGGCATCGAGGGCAAGGTCGCCTACCGCGGCCCGCTCTCGGCGGTCGTCCACCAGCTCGTGGGTGGTCTGACGCAGTCGATGTTCTACGTCGGGGCCCGCACGGTGCCGGAGCTGCAGGACAAGGGCCGCTTCGTCCGCATCACGCAGGCATCGCTGAAGGAGAGCCACCCGCACGACGTGCAGATGGTCGCGGAGGCCCCGAACTACAACATGTGA
- a CDS encoding GNAT family N-acetyltransferase encodes MMWRVRVTLEDRPGALARLAETCGAAEVNIVALQVFPGGTQVTDELVLGAPNEWTSEDVVELLQRSGARDAAVAPCSDAALMDQPVRYLHAARRLVADPRRFTEIATELFDADLDVVEAAEHGDADLDVIEMAVGGVLVQVRRPAPFTQSEHARAAALAALADEALSRSRRPASVVPGEATGRPKLSTRGEDLVVAHVDGHVVGRAQLHGAVGEDRSHGENSLGLSVSVDAAWRRRGIGSMLLRQAAGLGKARGAGELVLRAEAQHPAVLPMVLGTGLSGRISVQDEELVVRLPLARVSALRGPRTPGSPRAAS; translated from the coding sequence ATGATGTGGCGAGTACGCGTGACGCTGGAGGACCGCCCGGGGGCGCTCGCGCGCCTGGCCGAGACCTGCGGCGCGGCCGAGGTCAACATCGTGGCGCTGCAGGTCTTCCCCGGTGGGACGCAGGTGACCGACGAGCTCGTTCTCGGGGCGCCGAACGAGTGGACGTCCGAGGACGTCGTCGAGCTGCTGCAGCGGTCGGGTGCTCGGGACGCGGCGGTGGCTCCGTGCTCGGACGCGGCGCTGATGGACCAGCCGGTGCGCTACCTGCACGCCGCCCGCCGGCTCGTGGCCGACCCTCGGCGCTTCACGGAGATCGCCACGGAGCTCTTCGACGCCGACCTCGACGTCGTCGAGGCGGCCGAGCACGGTGACGCCGACCTCGACGTGATCGAGATGGCCGTGGGGGGAGTGCTGGTGCAGGTCAGGCGGCCGGCGCCCTTCACGCAGTCCGAGCACGCGCGCGCGGCGGCGCTGGCCGCCCTGGCCGACGAGGCCCTCTCGCGCAGCCGTCGGCCCGCATCCGTCGTGCCGGGCGAGGCGACGGGGCGGCCGAAGCTGAGCACGCGCGGGGAGGACCTGGTGGTCGCGCACGTCGACGGGCACGTGGTCGGCCGGGCGCAGCTGCACGGGGCCGTGGGGGAGGACCGGTCCCACGGCGAGAACAGCCTCGGCCTGTCGGTCTCGGTCGACGCGGCATGGCGACGGCGCGGGATCGGGAGCATGCTGCTGCGTCAGGCCGCGGGCCTCGGCAAGGCGCGCGGGGCGGGCGAGCTGGTGCTGCGGGCGGAGGCGCAGCACCCCGCGGTGCTGCCGATGGTTCTCGGCACCGGGCTCTCGGGTCGCATCAGCGTGCAGGACGAGGAGCTGGTCGTACGCCTGCCGTTGGCGCGGGTCTCGGCGCTGCGGGGGCCGCGTACGCCGGGCTCACCGCGAGCCGCCTCCTGA
- a CDS encoding tautomerase family protein, with the protein MPLVRIDMQKGRSPEQVREIADVVQQVMEDVFAAPPGDRYQVVTQHEVGEIIFGDTGLGLDRTDEVMLIQVFQQGRDTSQKESLYATLADRLGKVGVRPEDLVVSVNANEQADWSFGMGRAQFLTGEL; encoded by the coding sequence ATGCCACTCGTACGCATCGACATGCAGAAGGGCCGCTCCCCCGAGCAGGTCCGTGAGATCGCCGACGTCGTGCAGCAGGTGATGGAGGACGTCTTCGCCGCCCCGCCCGGCGACCGCTACCAGGTGGTCACCCAGCACGAGGTCGGCGAGATCATCTTCGGTGACACCGGGTTGGGCCTGGACCGCACCGACGAGGTGATGCTGATCCAGGTCTTCCAGCAGGGGCGTGACACCTCGCAGAAGGAGTCGCTCTACGCCACGCTCGCCGACCGGCTCGGCAAGGTCGGCGTACGCCCGGAGGACCTCGTCGTCTCCGTGAACGCCAACGAGCAGGCCGACTGGTCCTTCGGCATGGGTCGCGCGCAGTTCCTCACCGGCGAGCTCTGA
- a CDS encoding carbon-nitrogen hydrolase family protein, with protein MTLRVAAGQATTVVDDVAGNVAVAAALTRRAATAVAQVLVLPEAFLVGYAPGAGREAVGEHDVRLVPLLRAAPEVLVLVGTVRARPDGVRTLALLAVHDGRAEHVYDKVHVDADEAPHYAAGGGAVVLDHPALATSGHRLGLAVCADANEPAHVAACAEAGATAYVVSSAWFAGREEARDATFAARARESGLPVVAAVATGESYDGRGFTGGSCVVAPDARVLGSAGRTDPGLAVADIAGSDPSREVTPRGK; from the coding sequence GTGACCCTGCGGGTCGCCGCCGGGCAGGCGACCACCGTCGTCGACGATGTCGCCGGCAACGTCGCCGTGGCTGCGGCGCTGACACGCCGCGCCGCGACGGCCGTCGCGCAGGTGCTGGTGCTGCCCGAGGCCTTCCTGGTCGGGTACGCCCCGGGCGCCGGGCGGGAAGCCGTCGGGGAGCACGACGTACGCCTCGTGCCCTTGCTGCGGGCCGCACCCGAGGTGCTCGTGCTGGTCGGCACCGTCCGCGCGCGCCCCGACGGCGTACGCACGCTGGCTCTGCTCGCGGTGCACGACGGTCGGGCGGAGCACGTCTACGACAAGGTCCACGTCGACGCCGACGAGGCGCCTCACTACGCCGCGGGTGGCGGAGCGGTCGTGCTCGACCACCCTGCGCTGGCGACGTCGGGTCACCGGCTCGGCCTGGCCGTCTGCGCGGACGCGAACGAGCCGGCGCACGTCGCGGCGTGTGCCGAGGCGGGCGCGACCGCGTACGTCGTCTCCTCGGCGTGGTTCGCCGGCCGCGAGGAGGCGCGCGACGCGACCTTCGCTGCACGGGCGCGGGAGTCCGGGCTGCCGGTGGTCGCCGCGGTGGCGACCGGGGAGTCGTACGACGGCCGGGGGTTCACCGGCGGCAGCTGTGTCGTCGCGCCCGACGCGCGGGTGCTCGGCTCGGCCGGGCGTACGGACCCCGGGCTGGCCGTCGCCGACATCGCGGGAAGTGACCCCTCGCGGGAAGTGACCCCTCGCGGGAAGTGA
- a CDS encoding GMC family oxidoreductase, which produces MTGADNDFDYDVLVIGSGFGGSVTALRLTEKGYRVGVIEAGARFEDSDFSTGTTDLKSYLWAPWIGCYGIQRIDAVRDTMIVAGAGVGGGSLVYANTLYEPLDAFYQDPQWSGITDWKSELAPFYDQAKRMLGVVENPVRTPADDVMEKVATDLGVGETFHPTPVGVFFGGPGADPDTPVADPYFGGAGPDRNPCRNCGECMSGCKHNAKNTLVKNYLYLAEQNGARVMPLSTVTRVTERGEAAGGGYDVRIKFSKARRSTPRTTRTLSAEHVVFAAASLGTQKLLHRMKDEGHLPRLSDRLGYLSRTNSESILGAISPKDDTTDYSYGVAITSSFHPDSDTHIEPCRYGRGHNTMALMQTVLTDGDVPGPRWRSWLRELWTQRASLTQLYDLKHWSERTVIALVMQSLDNSITTYGKKGRFGTWRMTSRQGHGAPNPTWIPAANDAVKRIAAHLGGTPGGNIGEPFNMPLTAHFIGGCTIGETAATGVIDPWQRVHGYPGLHIADGSAISANLGVNPSLTITAQAERAMAYWPNKGEADPRPAPGSAYAPLEPVRPAHPVVPDHAPAALRLPIVAVS; this is translated from the coding sequence ATGACCGGCGCGGACAACGACTTCGACTACGACGTGCTCGTCATCGGCAGCGGCTTCGGCGGCTCCGTCACGGCCCTGCGCCTGACCGAGAAGGGCTACCGGGTCGGCGTGATCGAGGCGGGGGCGCGCTTCGAGGACTCCGACTTCAGCACCGGCACCACCGACCTGAAGTCCTACCTGTGGGCGCCGTGGATCGGGTGCTACGGCATCCAGCGCATCGACGCGGTGCGCGACACGATGATCGTGGCCGGAGCGGGCGTCGGCGGCGGCTCCCTGGTGTACGCCAACACGCTCTACGAACCCCTCGACGCGTTCTACCAGGACCCCCAGTGGTCGGGCATCACCGACTGGAAGAGCGAGCTCGCCCCGTTCTACGACCAGGCCAAGCGCATGCTCGGCGTCGTGGAGAACCCGGTGCGTACGCCGGCCGACGACGTGATGGAGAAGGTCGCCACCGACCTCGGCGTCGGGGAGACCTTCCACCCCACGCCCGTCGGGGTGTTCTTCGGTGGCCCGGGTGCGGACCCGGACACGCCCGTCGCCGACCCGTACTTCGGCGGCGCCGGGCCCGACCGGAACCCCTGCCGCAACTGCGGCGAGTGCATGTCGGGTTGCAAGCACAACGCAAAGAACACGCTGGTCAAGAACTACCTCTACCTCGCCGAGCAGAACGGTGCACGGGTGATGCCGCTCAGCACCGTCACCCGGGTGACCGAGCGGGGTGAGGCCGCGGGGGGCGGCTACGACGTACGCATCAAGTTCTCCAAGGCGCGCCGGTCCACCCCGCGCACGACCCGGACGCTCTCGGCCGAGCACGTCGTCTTCGCCGCCGCCTCGCTCGGCACCCAGAAGCTGCTGCACCGCATGAAGGACGAGGGGCACCTGCCGCGGCTCTCGGACCGGCTCGGCTACCTCTCGCGGACGAACTCGGAGTCGATCCTCGGCGCGATCTCACCGAAGGACGACACGACCGACTACTCCTACGGCGTCGCGATCACCTCGAGCTTCCACCCCGACTCCGACACCCACATCGAGCCGTGCCGCTACGGCAGGGGCCACAACACGATGGCGTTGATGCAGACGGTGCTGACCGACGGCGACGTGCCGGGACCGCGGTGGCGCAGCTGGCTCCGCGAGCTGTGGACGCAGCGGGCGAGCCTGACCCAGCTGTACGACCTCAAGCACTGGTCCGAGCGCACCGTCATCGCCCTGGTGATGCAGAGCCTGGACAACTCGATCACCACCTACGGCAAGAAGGGTCGCTTCGGCACCTGGCGGATGACCTCGCGGCAGGGGCACGGGGCGCCGAACCCGACCTGGATCCCGGCGGCCAACGACGCCGTCAAGCGCATCGCCGCTCACCTGGGGGGTACGCCGGGCGGCAACATCGGTGAGCCCTTCAACATGCCGTTGACCGCTCACTTCATCGGTGGTTGCACGATCGGCGAGACCGCCGCGACGGGCGTGATCGACCCGTGGCAGCGGGTGCACGGCTACCCGGGACTCCACATCGCCGACGGCTCGGCGATCTCGGCGAACCTCGGCGTCAACCCGTCGCTCACGATCACCGCGCAGGCCGAGCGGGCGATGGCGTACTGGCCCAACAAGGGCGAGGCCGACCCGCGACCCGCGCCCGGGTCGGCGTACGCGCCCCTGGAGCCGGTGCGCCCCGCCCACCCGGTGGTGCCCGACCACGCCCCCGCGGCGCTGCGCCTCCCGATCGTCGCGGTCTCCTGA
- the guaA gene encoding glutamine-hydrolyzing GMP synthase, whose translation MSDLPEHDLVLVVDFGAQYAQLIARRVREADVYSEIVPHTMPVSEMLARQPKAIVLSGGPSSVYEPGAPQVDAGVFEAGVPVFGMCYGFQAMASALGGTVERTGVSEYGRTPVSVTEGGTLLAGMPETHRVWMSHGDSVTAAPDGFTALATTQASPVAAFEDVARGLAGVQWHPEVLHTEYGQEVLDHFLHDIAGCRRTWTSANIVEEQVALIREQIGDGKAICGLSGGVDSAVAAALVQRAIGDQLTCVYVDHGLMRKGESAQVERDFVAATGVDLHVVEAQDRFLDALAGTSEPEAKRKIIGREFIRVFEAAQADVLGAAAADGDTVAFLVQGTLYPDVVESGGGAGASTIKSHHNVGGLPDDLEFELVEPLRALFKDEVRLVGEELGLPADIVWRQPFPGPGLGIRIIGEVTRERLDILREADAIAREELTAAGLDRDIWQMPVVLLADVHSVGVQGDGRTYGHPVVLRPVTSEDAMTADWARLPYEVMERISTRITNEVREINRVTVDITSKPPGTIEWE comes from the coding sequence GTGAGCGATCTGCCCGAGCACGACCTCGTGCTGGTCGTCGACTTCGGCGCGCAGTACGCCCAGCTCATCGCGCGCCGGGTCCGCGAGGCTGACGTCTACTCCGAGATCGTGCCGCACACGATGCCGGTGAGCGAGATGCTCGCGAGACAGCCGAAGGCGATCGTCCTCTCGGGTGGACCGTCCTCGGTCTACGAGCCGGGCGCTCCCCAGGTCGACGCCGGCGTCTTCGAGGCCGGGGTGCCGGTCTTCGGCATGTGCTACGGCTTCCAGGCGATGGCGTCCGCCCTCGGCGGCACGGTGGAGCGCACCGGGGTCAGCGAGTACGGACGGACGCCGGTCTCCGTGACCGAGGGCGGCACGCTGCTCGCGGGCATGCCGGAGACCCACCGGGTGTGGATGAGTCACGGCGACTCCGTGACCGCCGCACCCGACGGCTTCACCGCCCTCGCCACGACGCAGGCGTCGCCGGTCGCGGCCTTCGAGGACGTGGCCCGCGGACTGGCGGGCGTGCAGTGGCACCCCGAGGTGCTGCACACCGAGTACGGGCAGGAGGTGCTCGACCACTTCCTCCACGACATCGCCGGCTGCCGCCGCACCTGGACGAGCGCGAACATCGTCGAGGAGCAGGTCGCCCTGATCCGCGAGCAGATCGGCGACGGCAAGGCCATCTGCGGGCTGTCCGGAGGGGTCGACTCGGCTGTGGCGGCCGCGCTCGTGCAGCGCGCGATCGGCGACCAGCTGACCTGCGTGTACGTCGACCACGGGCTGATGCGCAAGGGAGAGTCCGCGCAGGTCGAGCGTGACTTCGTCGCCGCCACCGGTGTCGACCTGCACGTCGTGGAGGCGCAGGACCGGTTCCTCGACGCCCTCGCCGGCACCTCCGAGCCCGAGGCGAAGCGCAAGATCATCGGTCGCGAGTTCATCCGGGTCTTCGAGGCGGCTCAGGCCGACGTGCTGGGTGCGGCGGCCGCGGACGGCGACACGGTCGCGTTCCTCGTGCAAGGCACCCTCTACCCCGACGTCGTCGAGTCCGGCGGCGGCGCCGGCGCCTCCACCATCAAGTCCCACCACAACGTCGGCGGCCTGCCCGACGACCTCGAGTTCGAGCTCGTCGAGCCCCTGCGTGCGCTGTTCAAGGACGAGGTGCGGCTCGTGGGCGAGGAGCTCGGTCTCCCCGCCGACATCGTGTGGCGCCAGCCGTTCCCCGGTCCCGGACTCGGCATCCGCATCATCGGCGAGGTCACCCGTGAGCGGCTCGACATCCTCCGCGAGGCCGACGCGATCGCGCGCGAGGAGCTCACCGCCGCCGGCCTCGACCGTGACATCTGGCAGATGCCGGTGGTGCTGCTCGCCGACGTGCACTCTGTCGGTGTGCAGGGCGACGGGCGCACGTACGGCCACCCTGTCGTGCTGCGACCGGTGACCAGCGAGGACGCGATGACCGCCGACTGGGCGCGGCTGCCGTACGAGGTCATGGAGCGCATCTCCACCCGCATCACCAACGAGGTGCGCGAGATCAATCGCGTCACCGTCGACATCACCTCCAAGCCGCCCGGCACGATCGAGTGGGAGTGA
- a CDS encoding succinate-semialdehyde dehydrogenase (NADP(+)) has protein sequence MSAHPSLETGPHDPEHDPRAALKLEPAYAQSLTSRVVSSTGRSVDVSSPIDGAPLASIPQSDESDVAEAYDRARAAQPAWAAMSYAERGKVLLDLHDLILDRQVEIIDMICLESGKARKNAFDETLHVALTARYYGRTLGKHLRSERKLGAIPIATRIDLNHVPKGVVGVISPWNYPFTMALSDGIAALAAGNTVVTKPDAQTMLTALLGAQLLEDAGLPKDCWNVVAGPGRELGTPMIQRSDYVQFTGSTATGKIIATQCAELLIGCSLELGGKNPFLVLADADVDRAVEGAMRAAFGNSGQLCVSSERFYVHEDVYDEFSAKFVERTEAMHLEASLRWESDMGSLISQDQIDTAVDHTEDARSKGATVLTGGNLRTDLSPFYFEPTIMEGVTPDMKAFGDETFGPVVSLYRFSDEDEAVELANSGEYGLNGSVYTRDTARGRDVARRIKCGTVNVNEAYAATFGSIDSPMGGMRESGMGRRQGAEGILRFTESQSVATQRFMRFAPMLGMSEKQYAQFMTVSLRALKAIRRA, from the coding sequence ATGAGCGCCCACCCCTCCCTCGAGACCGGCCCCCACGACCCCGAGCACGACCCGCGGGCGGCACTGAAGCTGGAGCCGGCGTACGCCCAGTCCCTCACCTCTCGCGTCGTCTCGAGCACCGGCCGCAGCGTCGACGTGTCCTCACCCATCGACGGGGCGCCGCTCGCCTCGATCCCGCAGAGCGACGAGTCCGACGTCGCCGAGGCGTACGACCGCGCCCGCGCCGCGCAGCCCGCCTGGGCCGCGATGTCGTACGCCGAGCGCGGCAAGGTGCTGCTCGACCTCCACGACCTGATCCTCGACCGCCAGGTCGAGATCATCGACATGATCTGCCTGGAGTCCGGCAAGGCCCGCAAGAACGCCTTCGACGAGACCCTGCACGTCGCGCTGACCGCGCGCTACTACGGCCGCACGCTCGGCAAGCACCTGCGCTCCGAGCGCAAGCTCGGCGCCATCCCGATCGCGACCCGCATCGACCTCAACCACGTGCCCAAGGGCGTCGTCGGCGTCATCTCGCCGTGGAACTACCCCTTCACGATGGCTCTGAGCGACGGCATCGCCGCCCTCGCCGCCGGCAACACCGTCGTCACCAAGCCCGACGCCCAGACGATGCTGACCGCCCTCCTCGGCGCCCAGCTGCTCGAGGACGCCGGCCTGCCGAAGGACTGCTGGAACGTCGTCGCCGGCCCCGGCCGCGAGCTCGGCACGCCGATGATCCAGCGGTCGGACTACGTGCAGTTCACCGGCTCCACCGCCACCGGCAAGATCATCGCCACGCAGTGCGCCGAGCTGCTCATCGGCTGCTCGCTCGAGCTCGGCGGCAAGAACCCCTTCCTCGTGCTCGCCGACGCCGACGTCGACCGCGCGGTCGAGGGCGCGATGCGCGCCGCGTTCGGCAACTCCGGCCAGCTGTGCGTCTCCTCCGAGCGCTTCTACGTCCACGAGGACGTGTACGACGAGTTCAGTGCGAAGTTCGTCGAGCGGACCGAGGCCATGCACCTCGAGGCGTCCCTGCGCTGGGAGTCCGACATGGGGTCGCTGATCAGCCAGGACCAGATCGACACCGCGGTCGACCACACCGAGGACGCGCGCAGCAAGGGCGCGACCGTGCTGACCGGCGGCAACCTGCGCACCGACCTGAGCCCGTTCTACTTCGAGCCGACCATCATGGAGGGCGTCACGCCGGACATGAAGGCGTTCGGGGACGAGACCTTCGGCCCGGTCGTCAGCCTTTACCGGTTCTCCGACGAGGACGAGGCGGTCGAGCTCGCCAACTCCGGCGAGTACGGCCTCAACGGGTCGGTCTACACCCGCGACACCGCCCGCGGCCGCGACGTCGCCCGGCGCATCAAGTGCGGCACGGTCAACGTCAACGAGGCGTACGCCGCGACCTTCGGCTCCATCGACTCCCCGATGGGCGGCATGCGCGAGTCCGGCATGGGGCGCCGCCAGGGCGCCGAGGGCATCCTGCGGTTCACCGAGAGCCAGTCGGTGGCGACCCAGCGCTTCATGCGGTTCGCGCCGATGCTCGGCATGAGCGAGAAGCAGTACGCCCAGTTCATGACCGTGAGCCTGCGGGCCCTCAAGGCGATCCGCCGCGCCTGA
- a CDS encoding GuaB3 family IMP dehydrogenase-related protein: MRPRAQRPEPAHSRPAPGPSSLRRVEIEIGRAKRGRRAYSFDDIAIVPSRRTRDPEEVSVAWQIDAYRFEMPVVAAPMDSVMSPDTAIAMGRAGGLGVLNLEGLWTRYEDPTSLLEEIAELRGAAATERMQQIYAAPIQPELITARLKQMREAGVTVAGSLSPQNTKQYADIVVAAGVDMFVIRGTTVSAEHVSSQSEPLNLKNFIYELDVPVIVGGCATYQAALHLMRTGAAGVLVGFGGGAAHTTRTVLGVAVPMASAVADVAAARRDYLDESGGRYVHVIADGSIGRSGDVAKAIACGADAVMVGSPLARAVEAPGRGFHWGTEAHHEDLPRGERVQFETIGSMEEILFGPSRVADGTMNLVGALRRSMATTGYTDLKEFQRIEVVIS, encoded by the coding sequence ATGCGCCCGAGGGCGCAGCGTCCAGAACCCGCACACAGCAGGCCCGCGCCGGGGCCAAGTAGCCTTCGGCGGGTGGAGATCGAGATCGGCAGGGCCAAGCGCGGCCGGCGCGCGTACAGCTTCGACGACATCGCGATCGTCCCGAGCCGGCGCACGCGCGACCCCGAGGAGGTCTCGGTCGCCTGGCAGATCGACGCCTACCGCTTCGAGATGCCGGTCGTGGCGGCGCCGATGGACTCGGTGATGAGCCCCGACACCGCCATCGCCATGGGCCGCGCCGGCGGCCTGGGGGTGCTGAACCTCGAGGGCCTCTGGACGCGCTACGAGGACCCGACGAGCCTGCTCGAGGAGATCGCCGAGCTCCGCGGCGCCGCGGCCACCGAGCGCATGCAGCAGATCTACGCGGCCCCGATCCAGCCCGAGCTGATCACCGCCCGCCTGAAGCAGATGCGGGAGGCCGGCGTGACGGTGGCCGGGTCGCTCAGCCCGCAGAACACCAAGCAGTACGCGGACATCGTCGTGGCCGCCGGCGTCGACATGTTCGTCATCCGCGGCACCACGGTCTCGGCCGAGCACGTCTCGAGCCAGTCCGAGCCGCTGAACCTCAAGAACTTCATCTACGAGCTCGACGTGCCCGTCATCGTCGGTGGTTGCGCGACCTACCAGGCGGCGCTGCATCTCATGCGTACGGGCGCCGCCGGTGTGCTCGTCGGCTTCGGCGGCGGTGCCGCTCACACCACCCGCACCGTGCTCGGTGTCGCAGTTCCCATGGCGAGCGCGGTGGCCGACGTCGCCGCGGCGCGGCGGGACTACCTCGACGAGTCCGGCGGCCGGTACGTGCACGTCATCGCCGACGGCTCGATCGGCCGTTCCGGTGACGTCGCCAAGGCCATCGCCTGCGGCGCCGACGCCGTCATGGTCGGGTCGCCGCTGGCCCGCGCCGTGGAGGCGCCGGGGCGGGGCTTCCACTGGGGCACCGAGGCGCACCACGAGGACCTGCCCCGCGGCGAGCGCGTGCAGTTCGAGACCATCGGCTCCATGGAGGAGATCCTCTTCGGCCCCTCCCGCGTCGCCGACGGCACGATGAACCTGGTCGGGGCGCTGCGCCGCTCGATGGCGACGACCGGCTACACGGACCTCAAGGAGTTCCAGCGCATCGAGGTCGTCATCTCGTGA